The Christiangramia flava JLT2011 genome has a segment encoding these proteins:
- a CDS encoding LamG-like jellyroll fold domain-containing protein, which translates to MHKITFGKVRFGFALFLALQFNLFATNTFAQLSVSGTVSEASCSDASDAAIDITPSGGTAPYSYSWTGPGSYTSSNEDLTGLSTGSYTIQITDSNSNTTSRTFNVGFDDTQDPQARGQNFELLLDSNGNATLSTSDVDNGSTDNCGIDSFSLSQTAFDCSDVGNNSVRFTVTDVNGNSDFVDVTITVKDQTAPTVLTSDYTLTLDANGQGSIAVSDIDNGSSDSCGIASRTLSKTDFDCADIGTRTVTLTVTDNNGNAASKNATVTVNDNTAPQVITQTITVQLDASGNATIANDAVNNGSTDACGIASYSTDITSFSCANVGNNSVTLTVTDVNGNAASASATVVVEDNIAPTVQTQNITIYLDANGQASITASDIDNSSSDNCGIASYSLSQENFDCSDVGANTISLTVTDENGNADTANATVTVVDDEIPVINAVSDITENNDPGACSRVLTISNPGATDNCSVNNPTGTRSDGLSLTQAFPLGTTTITWETTDANGNDAAPVIQTITINDTENPVAPTLDDISWGCEYTLATPEATDNCDVTIEGVPDRSTTFTETGTITWTFTDAAGNTTTASQTITIIPLEAEVTVSDALCNGFSNGMAEVIPSGGIPPYAYDWGSYGNEPDVEGLAAGTYPVTVSDVNGCSITVNAVIDEPAELNIGTSTVTDATCNSGNDGQIIAGTVTGGTPDSSGNYQYSIDNTDFNDTGVFENLSAGNYTIFVKDENECSLQTSVTVGEPAILSATLSKTDVKCFGESTGVISLTKPTGGHGKYEYSIDGTNWQSTASFNNLASGNYSVQMRDKDYPSCVITLNDTYTISQPAAPLSATVTSTRTTTYDTASGSATANASGGTPGYTYAWMRAGTAAVIQSTKTATNLPAGDYDVTVTDKNGCTFTETVTVSETIFAEIIPTSICEESDSVIRTSYFEVENLTAVGGVGPYTYEWDFDNGGDVSTATGAGPHRVQYNAVGEKTITLVVTDAVGESKTFTFIQYVGECFRDNCGSNDLAYESYYIGDANGNRITFLNYATTSERYLYIVLPDGPERYSFYVEINYSITNPRTGETTYYRPDPSCFYPKEPIPRTARTFEIAEWDFGEFITVESIYFTFSNNIKWGCGQGPKPKCFSTNGGEVVNSPLYAEAVPNELLCYDSNLGRIDITASGGTAPYDYSITSSTDGYQIDETFKNLTAGTYSAWVRDSNGEIFEIENIEISGPSSPITLETTGTDPVCFGEYGTASVSATGGTPFTDGSGNSYYEYLWNDISEQTTATATDLEAGEYTVTVIDANGCQQIGTVTITEPDQLTIAETGDDQVLGCGFSSTTLDGNTPEIGTGTWTIESGIGGSLTDPTDPNTTFTGEDDTYTLRWTIANTDGTCATYSEMQVTFSADCSTLDFDGVDDHILLADNYQLTSGAFSLEVWVKPESVTGIRTVLSRRDYTNFNSGGYDLIINNGAPTFRWGSNSVSTSSKVTTNRWYHLAVIFNGSNVKLYVDGIEVGNKSMSNPASVTAQTMIGAMYDSATPSNPKNYFDGWIEELRIWNTTLTVEQLHYMMNQRLSNNGGLTKGEVLPADVPGNLSWSKLQGYYRLIADDISNGETPDRSATPSVGLLKNIQTSQYNTAPLPYVSEAANGEWKSRGTWDTNVGGGADLDNYWTWPSDKGINGETITWNIARTKHDIVSTGENIYMLGMISETGEVKLNGTVDMNTGKGSGNGFFVTHYLKLDGTMNFDGESQLVQSEGSVLDPASSGYIEIDQQGTANSFNYNYWTSPVSLSGSAINSGFKIASVLHDGSNPANLKDFNFNYQYHWADYYDFSSNKRISTYWLHTFGDAAEDFNGTADDYFEWHHISENDLLPPGIGYSMKGTSGSVPLSKRQNYTFEGLPNNGDVSLYVSSGQNKLIGNPYPSAIDGQKFINDNLGKFNGSIYLWDHFGKEDSHYLEEYVGGYATFNLSGGVSSATSSDARINDNGDRGSKVPGRYIPVGQAFFISTSTGSGSSSGGTLKFTNSMRAFVPESSGDSQFLKPIYPTKEKSLELDYAKDSRYKIRLGFDSPKGYHRQILVTADAHTSNDFDLGYDAPLIENNVEDMYWMINDSEYVIQGVPDFNLDRVLPIGMRIGQEGELTIKIDELENLPKDFDIYLYDKETASYHDLMESDYKISMEPGDINDRFEVVFFKPEDEIEDPEVIEGIDNLVVDYARDLREIRLVNPDRMTIDHVELFSLNGQRIESFDEMGDLQTIDLPINSPLSTAVYIVRVFSDGKQYSRKIIIKE; encoded by the coding sequence ATGCATAAAATTACCTTTGGAAAAGTAAGGTTTGGTTTCGCCCTTTTTCTTGCTTTACAATTTAATTTATTCGCTACAAATACTTTCGCTCAACTATCGGTTTCCGGTACGGTGAGTGAGGCAAGCTGTAGTGATGCCTCAGATGCCGCGATCGATATCACGCCATCAGGAGGAACAGCCCCCTATTCCTATTCCTGGACTGGCCCTGGTTCTTACACCTCATCTAATGAAGATCTTACCGGGCTTTCCACCGGAAGTTATACCATTCAAATCACTGATTCGAACTCCAATACCACTTCCAGGACATTCAATGTAGGCTTTGATGACACACAAGACCCACAGGCCCGTGGACAGAATTTTGAGCTACTGTTAGACAGTAACGGAAATGCTACTTTAAGTACCAGTGATGTGGATAATGGCTCTACCGATAACTGCGGAATTGACAGTTTTAGCCTCAGCCAGACTGCATTTGATTGTTCTGATGTGGGCAACAATTCAGTACGTTTTACGGTTACTGATGTCAACGGGAATTCTGATTTTGTAGATGTTACCATTACCGTAAAAGATCAAACGGCACCAACAGTTTTAACTTCAGATTATACCCTTACACTGGATGCCAACGGTCAGGGCAGTATTGCTGTCAGTGACATCGACAATGGTTCCAGCGATAGTTGCGGGATTGCTTCCAGGACGTTGAGCAAAACCGATTTTGATTGTGCCGATATCGGAACCAGAACGGTAACTCTTACTGTTACTGATAATAACGGAAATGCCGCCTCGAAAAACGCTACCGTAACTGTAAACGACAATACGGCGCCACAAGTCATCACTCAAACCATAACCGTTCAGTTGGATGCCAGCGGAAACGCCACGATTGCCAATGATGCCGTAAACAATGGATCGACTGATGCCTGCGGAATTGCCAGCTATTCAACTGATATTACTTCATTTAGCTGTGCAAATGTGGGAAATAACAGCGTCACACTTACTGTGACCGATGTAAATGGTAATGCCGCGAGCGCATCGGCCACTGTGGTGGTAGAAGATAATATTGCTCCAACGGTACAAACTCAGAATATCACGATTTACCTGGATGCCAATGGCCAGGCTTCTATTACCGCATCAGATATCGATAATTCCTCATCTGATAACTGCGGAATTGCCTCTTACAGCCTGAGCCAGGAAAACTTTGACTGTTCAGATGTAGGCGCTAATACCATCAGTCTTACCGTAACCGATGAAAATGGCAACGCTGATACTGCAAATGCTACAGTAACTGTAGTAGATGATGAAATTCCGGTTATTAACGCCGTTTCAGATATTACAGAAAACAATGACCCCGGAGCCTGTAGCCGGGTATTGACGATTTCCAATCCGGGTGCAACCGATAATTGTTCCGTAAACAATCCAACAGGAACAAGAAGCGATGGTCTCTCCCTTACGCAGGCGTTTCCGCTAGGAACCACAACCATTACCTGGGAAACGACCGATGCCAATGGTAATGATGCAGCTCCCGTGATCCAGACCATTACTATTAATGATACCGAAAATCCTGTTGCTCCTACCCTGGACGATATAAGCTGGGGGTGCGAATATACCCTTGCCACTCCGGAAGCAACCGATAACTGCGATGTAACGATCGAAGGAGTTCCAGACAGGTCCACTACTTTTACTGAAACCGGAACGATCACCTGGACTTTTACCGATGCAGCCGGGAACACTACCACGGCCAGTCAGACCATCACCATCATTCCTCTGGAAGCTGAGGTAACGGTTAGCGACGCGCTGTGTAATGGCTTTTCCAACGGTATGGCAGAAGTAATTCCTTCCGGCGGTATACCTCCTTATGCTTACGATTGGGGCAGCTACGGAAATGAACCAGATGTCGAAGGCCTGGCTGCCGGAACGTATCCGGTAACAGTTTCTGATGTCAATGGCTGTTCTATTACTGTCAACGCCGTGATAGATGAGCCAGCCGAATTAAATATCGGAACCAGTACCGTAACTGATGCTACCTGTAATTCTGGTAATGACGGGCAGATCATTGCCGGTACAGTCACCGGTGGAACTCCAGATTCCAGTGGGAACTATCAGTATTCGATAGACAACACTGATTTTAACGACACTGGCGTATTCGAAAACCTCAGCGCAGGAAATTATACCATTTTCGTAAAGGATGAAAATGAGTGTTCCCTTCAAACATCAGTAACTGTTGGTGAACCGGCGATTCTTAGCGCCACACTTTCTAAAACTGATGTAAAGTGTTTTGGGGAAAGCACCGGCGTGATCAGTCTTACTAAACCAACCGGTGGTCACGGAAAATATGAATACAGTATCGACGGCACCAACTGGCAGTCTACCGCATCTTTCAATAATTTAGCAAGCGGAAATTACAGCGTTCAGATGAGAGATAAAGACTATCCATCCTGTGTGATCACCCTTAATGACACCTATACGATTAGTCAGCCAGCTGCTCCTTTGTCCGCTACAGTTACTTCCACCAGAACTACCACTTATGATACGGCTTCTGGAAGTGCTACGGCTAATGCCAGTGGTGGTACCCCGGGCTATACATATGCCTGGATGAGAGCCGGAACTGCCGCAGTAATTCAAAGCACCAAGACTGCAACCAACCTGCCTGCAGGTGATTATGATGTGACTGTCACTGATAAAAATGGCTGTACTTTTACTGAGACTGTGACTGTTTCAGAAACTATTTTTGCTGAGATCATTCCCACCTCCATTTGTGAGGAAAGCGATAGTGTGATCAGGACCTCCTATTTTGAAGTAGAGAACCTGACCGCCGTTGGAGGTGTAGGTCCTTATACCTACGAATGGGATTTTGACAATGGTGGGGACGTGAGTACAGCGACCGGGGCAGGGCCGCATCGCGTTCAGTACAATGCGGTTGGAGAAAAAACCATAACGCTGGTGGTAACAGATGCCGTTGGAGAATCCAAAACATTTACTTTCATTCAATATGTAGGTGAATGTTTCAGGGATAATTGTGGATCGAACGACCTTGCTTACGAATCATACTATATTGGTGATGCGAATGGAAACAGAATTACCTTTCTGAACTACGCCACAACTTCCGAAAGGTATCTTTACATTGTATTGCCAGATGGTCCGGAGCGTTATTCCTTTTACGTGGAGATCAATTATTCCATTACCAATCCAAGGACTGGAGAGACTACTTATTACAGGCCAGATCCTTCCTGTTTCTACCCGAAAGAACCGATCCCACGTACCGCAAGAACTTTTGAAATTGCAGAATGGGATTTTGGAGAATTCATTACGGTAGAAAGTATCTATTTCACCTTTTCGAACAACATCAAATGGGGCTGCGGTCAGGGTCCTAAACCTAAATGTTTTTCCACCAATGGTGGTGAAGTAGTAAACTCGCCCTTATATGCTGAGGCAGTTCCGAACGAATTGCTTTGTTATGATTCAAATCTCGGAAGAATAGACATTACTGCCAGCGGTGGGACGGCTCCTTATGATTATAGCATTACCAGTTCTACGGACGGGTACCAGATCGACGAAACATTCAAAAATTTGACTGCAGGCACCTACAGCGCATGGGTACGAGATTCCAATGGAGAAATATTCGAGATCGAAAATATTGAAATTAGCGGTCCTTCTTCTCCTATAACTTTAGAAACAACAGGAACCGATCCTGTATGTTTTGGAGAATATGGAACAGCTAGTGTCTCCGCTACCGGGGGAACTCCGTTTACTGATGGCTCCGGAAATTCCTATTACGAGTATTTATGGAATGATATTTCTGAACAGACCACTGCCACTGCGACCGACCTGGAAGCAGGCGAATACACTGTCACCGTAATTGATGCGAACGGATGCCAACAAATTGGCACCGTAACCATCACTGAACCAGACCAGCTAACCATAGCCGAAACCGGGGACGACCAGGTCCTGGGCTGCGGTTTCAGCAGTACCACATTAGACGGAAATACTCCGGAAATTGGTACCGGAACCTGGACAATAGAATCTGGTATTGGCGGAAGTCTTACTGATCCTACTGATCCGAACACTACTTTTACCGGGGAAGATGACACCTATACTTTACGCTGGACCATCGCAAACACCGATGGAACCTGTGCAACATATAGTGAAATGCAGGTAACTTTTTCGGCTGATTGTTCCACGCTGGATTTTGATGGTGTAGATGATCATATTTTACTTGCTGATAATTACCAGTTAACCAGCGGCGCCTTCTCCCTGGAGGTTTGGGTAAAACCGGAATCGGTTACCGGTATCAGGACGGTACTTTCCAGAAGGGATTACACGAATTTCAACAGCGGTGGTTATGACCTAATCATTAATAATGGCGCTCCTACCTTCAGGTGGGGCAGTAACTCGGTTTCCACTTCCAGTAAAGTAACTACGAACCGTTGGTACCACCTGGCCGTGATATTCAATGGCAGCAATGTTAAATTATACGTTGACGGTATTGAGGTAGGTAATAAGAGTATGAGCAATCCGGCTTCAGTTACCGCTCAAACAATGATCGGGGCCATGTACGACTCTGCCACTCCAAGCAATCCGAAGAATTATTTCGATGGCTGGATCGAAGAATTGAGGATCTGGAATACCACTCTTACCGTTGAACAACTTCATTACATGATGAACCAACGATTGAGCAATAACGGCGGACTTACAAAAGGAGAGGTGCTTCCGGCAGATGTTCCTGGCAACCTGAGCTGGTCTAAACTTCAGGGTTATTACAGGCTAATTGCTGATGATATTTCCAACGGGGAAACTCCAGATCGTTCTGCGACTCCTTCCGTAGGATTATTGAAAAACATTCAAACCAGCCAGTACAACACCGCGCCGCTACCCTATGTTTCCGAAGCTGCCAACGGCGAATGGAAAAGCAGGGGCACCTGGGACACCAATGTGGGAGGTGGCGCAGATCTGGACAATTACTGGACCTGGCCCAGCGATAAAGGTATCAATGGCGAAACGATTACCTGGAATATTGCGCGTACTAAACACGACATTGTTTCTACCGGCGAAAATATCTATATGTTGGGAATGATTTCTGAAACCGGCGAGGTCAAACTGAATGGTACGGTAGATATGAATACCGGGAAAGGATCTGGAAATGGCTTTTTTGTGACGCACTATCTGAAACTCGACGGAACCATGAATTTTGATGGGGAATCTCAGCTGGTACAAAGCGAAGGCAGCGTCCTGGATCCTGCCAGCAGCGGGTATATCGAGATCGATCAGCAGGGTACGGCGAACAGTTTTAACTATAATTATTGGACTTCTCCTGTAAGTCTTTCAGGTTCTGCAATCAATTCCGGATTCAAGATCGCCTCTGTTTTACACGATGGCAGTAATCCGGCAAACTTAAAAGACTTTAATTTCAATTACCAGTATCACTGGGCCGATTATTACGATTTCTCTTCCAATAAACGCATCAGCACCTATTGGTTACATACTTTTGGGGATGCTGCGGAAGATTTTAACGGAACAGCCGACGATTATTTTGAATGGCATCATATTTCAGAAAATGACCTGTTGCCTCCGGGAATTGGGTATTCTATGAAAGGTACTTCTGGTTCCGTTCCGCTGAGTAAAAGACAAAATTATACTTTTGAAGGTTTGCCAAATAACGGCGATGTGAGCCTGTATGTAAGCAGCGGGCAAAATAAACTGATAGGAAATCCGTATCCTTCGGCCATCGACGGGCAAAAGTTCATCAATGACAACCTAGGGAAGTTCAATGGTAGCATTTATTTATGGGATCACTTCGGAAAAGAGGATTCTCATTACCTGGAAGAATACGTGGGTGGATACGCGACCTTCAATCTTTCAGGAGGAGTTTCTTCAGCAACTTCCAGCGATGCACGAATAAACGATAATGGCGACCGGGGCTCCAAGGTTCCGGGAAGGTATATTCCGGTTGGACAGGCCTTCTTTATTAGCACTTCCACTGGAAGCGGTTCATCCTCCGGAGGGACTCTGAAATTCACCAATTCCATGCGAGCCTTTGTTCCGGAAAGTTCCGGAGATTCACAATTCCTGAAACCGATCTACCCTACCAAGGAAAAATCGCTTGAACTGGATTACGCAAAAGACAGCAGGTATAAGATCAGGCTTGGTTTTGATTCACCAAAAGGCTATCATCGCCAGATCCTGGTAACCGCAGATGCGCATACTTCAAACGACTTTGACCTGGGCTACGACGCTCCGCTCATCGAAAATAATGTGGAAGATATGTACTGGATGATCAACGATTCCGAATATGTGATTCAGGGGGTGCCAGATTTTAACCTGGACCGTGTGCTTCCAATAGGAATGCGTATTGGCCAGGAGGGTGAATTAACGATCAAGATCGATGAACTGGAAAACCTTCCGAAGGATTTTGATATATACCTCTACGATAAAGAAACTGCTTCTTACCACGACCTGATGGAAAGCGATTATAAAATTTCCATGGAGCCCGGTGACATCAATGATCGTTTTGAAGTGGTCTTCTTCAAACCTGAAGATGAGATCGAAGATCCTGAGGTCATCGAGGGAATAGACAACCTGGTAGTGGATTATGCCAGAGATCTTCGCGAGATCAGGCTGGTCAATCCAGACAGGATGACTATTGACCACGTAGAGCTTTTCAGTCTAAATGGTCAACGAATTGAAAGTTTTGATGAAATGGGTGATCTTCAAACCATTGATCTGCCAATCAATTCTCCGCTAAGCACTGCGGTATATATCGTGAGAGTATTTTCAGACGGGAAACAGTATTCCCGAAAGATCATTATTAAAGAATAG
- the rsmG gene encoding 16S rRNA (guanine(527)-N(7))-methyltransferase RsmG yields MELIRKYFPNLTPDQLEKFGKLEDLYKDWNLKINVVSRKDIDELYIRHVLHSLGIARLQQFKDGSRIMDVGTGGGFPGIPLAILFPEVQFTLVDSIGKKIKVVNEVSEGLGLTNVRTFNQRVEEIQEQFDFIVSRAVAAMPTFVHWTKGKIAKENKHERRNGIIYLKGGDLEEELQAYRTAEVYELSDYFEESFFETKKLVYLPMKYKPL; encoded by the coding sequence TTGGAACTAATCAGAAAATATTTTCCAAATCTTACACCAGATCAGCTGGAAAAATTCGGAAAACTTGAAGATTTATATAAAGACTGGAACCTGAAGATCAACGTAGTTTCCAGAAAGGATATTGATGAGCTATACATCAGGCATGTGTTGCATTCTCTTGGAATTGCCCGCCTTCAGCAATTTAAGGACGGTTCCAGGATCATGGACGTTGGCACCGGCGGTGGATTTCCCGGGATTCCGCTTGCGATTCTTTTTCCGGAAGTGCAGTTTACGTTGGTAGATTCGATAGGAAAAAAGATCAAGGTAGTCAATGAGGTGAGTGAGGGCCTCGGGCTAACGAATGTGAGAACTTTTAACCAGCGCGTGGAAGAAATCCAGGAGCAATTTGATTTTATCGTGAGCAGGGCAGTTGCCGCGATGCCAACATTTGTGCACTGGACCAAAGGAAAGATCGCTAAGGAGAACAAACACGAGCGCAGAAACGGCATTATTTACCTGAAAGGGGGAGACCTGGAGGAAGAATTGCAGGCTTATCGAACCGCTGAGGTTTACGAGCTTTCTGATTATTTTGAAGAATCTTTCTTCGAAACCAAAAAGCTCGTCTATCTACCTATGAAATACAAACCTCTTTAG
- a CDS encoding pyridoxal phosphate-dependent aminotransferase, which produces MQEFLSNRVTSMATSQTLAMAAKARELKAEGIDIIGLSLGEPDFNTPDFIKEAAIQAINDNYNSYTPVDGYVELKDAIINKFKRDNNLTYNRSQIVVSTGAKQSLANVAMVMLNDGDEVILPCPYWVSYAEIVKLGGGVPVEVPTSVETDFKMTPEQLEAAITPKTKMLWYSSPCNPSGMVYSKEELRGLADVLKKHPQIVVVSDEIYEHINFVGGHFSMAEFEDMYDRVVTVNGVSKAFAMTGWRIGYIGAPEYIARACNKMQGQITSGANCIAQRAVITALEAPVSEISYMVDTFKSRRKLIIELLSEIGGFVTTEPEGAFYVFPNVSAFFGKNIKGHHIENATDFSLFLLEEAHVATVTGDAFGNPECIRISYAASEDQIKEAMKRIKNALS; this is translated from the coding sequence ATGCAGGAATTTCTATCCAACCGAGTAACAAGTATGGCCACCTCACAAACCCTCGCCATGGCGGCCAAAGCGCGTGAATTAAAAGCCGAGGGAATTGATATTATTGGCCTGAGCCTGGGAGAACCCGATTTTAATACGCCAGATTTCATTAAAGAAGCGGCGATCCAGGCTATTAATGACAACTACAATTCATACACCCCGGTAGACGGGTATGTAGAATTGAAAGATGCTATTATCAATAAATTTAAAAGAGACAATAACCTTACTTATAACCGCTCGCAGATCGTAGTTTCAACCGGTGCCAAGCAATCTCTGGCAAATGTGGCTATGGTCATGCTTAACGATGGTGATGAAGTGATCCTTCCATGCCCTTATTGGGTTAGTTATGCTGAAATCGTAAAACTGGGCGGCGGCGTTCCTGTGGAGGTGCCTACCAGTGTGGAAACCGATTTTAAAATGACTCCGGAACAGCTGGAAGCAGCGATCACCCCGAAAACTAAGATGCTGTGGTACAGTTCTCCCTGCAACCCGAGTGGAATGGTATACAGCAAGGAAGAATTACGTGGCCTGGCCGATGTTCTGAAAAAACATCCTCAAATTGTGGTTGTAAGTGATGAGATCTACGAACACATCAATTTTGTAGGTGGTCATTTTTCGATGGCTGAATTTGAAGATATGTACGATCGCGTGGTGACCGTGAACGGGGTGTCTAAAGCATTCGCCATGACTGGCTGGAGAATTGGCTATATAGGCGCTCCTGAATATATTGCGCGTGCCTGTAACAAAATGCAGGGCCAGATCACCAGTGGCGCGAACTGTATCGCCCAAAGAGCAGTGATCACGGCTCTGGAAGCACCGGTTTCAGAGATCAGTTATATGGTAGATACTTTCAAAAGTCGAAGAAAACTGATCATTGAATTACTCAGCGAGATCGGCGGTTTTGTGACTACCGAACCGGAAGGTGCGTTTTATGTATTCCCGAACGTTTCGGCTTTCTTCGGAAAGAATATCAAAGGGCATCATATTGAAAATGCTACAGATTTCAGTTTGTTCCTGCTGGAAGAAGCGCATGTGGCTACCGTGACCGGCGATGCTTTCGGAAACCCGGAATGTATCAGGATTTCCTACGCAGCCAGCGAAGACCAGATCAAAGAAGCAATGAAACGAATCAAAAATGCTTTAAGCTAG
- a CDS encoding DUF1801 domain-containing protein: MNEEIQSYNEKLEWPFQEIADSLASIIDKQLTDAENKIWHAQPVWFLDGNPIVGYSKQKNGLKLMFWSGADFNEENLNILGGKFKDASIIYNAVDEINEDQLVKWLNKSREIQWDYKNIVKRKGKLERLH; this comes from the coding sequence ATGAACGAAGAGATACAATCTTATAATGAAAAGCTGGAATGGCCATTTCAAGAGATCGCAGATTCACTGGCTTCTATCATTGATAAACAATTGACCGATGCTGAAAATAAAATCTGGCATGCGCAGCCGGTATGGTTTTTAGATGGTAATCCCATCGTGGGCTACAGCAAACAAAAGAACGGACTAAAACTGATGTTTTGGAGTGGTGCCGATTTCAATGAAGAAAACCTGAACATCCTAGGTGGAAAATTTAAAGATGCTTCGATCATTTATAACGCCGTTGATGAAATTAACGAAGACCAATTGGTGAAATGGCTCAACAAATCGAGGGAAATACAATGGGATTATAAGAATATCGTGAAAAGAAAAGGAAAGTTAGAAAGGCTACACTAA